The genomic window TTCAGGAAGAACTGGAGGCCCTTGGGGATGAGTGAGCGTGACGAGCATGCGACAGGGCTCTCAGGCGCTGAGGAGCCGGCGTCACCCTGCGTGTCCATCTGTGCCCTGGATGAGAACGACATCTGCATGGGTTGCTATCGCAGTGCCGAGGAGATCACCGATTGGTTTATGGCCAGTGCGATGAAAAAGCGTGAGATGCTGGCGCTGGCAAAGGCACGACGCGAGGCCGATAATCCCATCAAACTGCTGTAGGGTATCGGCCCCTTGAAGCAGCTATTCCGAGGGGCGGCCTTTAACAGCTCTCACCACGTTCCCCTCGAGTTCGAGGATTTCGAAACAGTAATTGCTGATACGCAGTCCCGCGTTGCCATCGGGAAAGGACTCAAGGTACTCCAGTACCAGGCCTGACAGGGTTTTGGGACCATCTGTTGGCAATTCCCATTTGAGTGCCTTGTTAATGTCCCGGACGCTGGCGCCGCCATCAAAGACGTAGCTGCCATCACGCTGGGGATAAATTTCGTCGGAGCTGTCGCTGAGGTTGGAGGTAAATTCTCCGACGATCTCTTCAAGAATATCTGCGACGGCGACCAGGCCGATAACATCACCGTACTCGTCAACGACCAGCGCCAGGCGGAACTTCTTTTGCTGGAAGTTGCGCAGCTGCGTGTGCAGGGGGGTGCTTTCGGGAATGAAATAGGGCTTGTCGAGGGCAGCTATCAAGCCGCTGCGCGATAGTCCATCGCGATCCACTACGCGGCTGACATTCCGTAAGTGCAGCACACCCTCAATGTTGTTGCTGTCCTCGCGCCAGACCGGCAGGAGCGTGTGACTGCTGCGGTGGATGGTCTCGAGAATGCATTCATCGCTCTCATCAAGATCGATGCCGTAGAACTCGTTCCGGGGCACCATGATGTCATCGACGGTGACGCCTTCGAGATCGAGGATGTTGACCAACATGCCCCGGTGTCGCTGGGGAATCATGGCGTCGGGATCAGACACGATGGTTCTCAGTTCCTCCCGGGAAACCCGCTCTTCTCCCGCCTCGTTGGTGTTGATGCCCAGGAGGCGTAGCAATCCGTTGGTCACCCAGTTAACGATGGCGACCAGGGGTATGAGCAGCCGCATGAGCGGCAGTAACACAACGCTGGCAGGAAAAGCGATCTTTTCCGGATACAGCGCCGCTATGGTTTTAGGCGTGACCTCGGCAAATATCAGAATGACCAGCGTCAGCAGAATAGTCGCAATCACAATGCCGGCATCACCGTAGAGACGAATCGCAATCACTGTGGCAATTGCCGAGGCGGCGATATTCACCAGGTTGTTGCCGATGAGGATCAGACCAATGAGCCGGTCGGGTCGCTCCAGCAGCTTGCTTGCCCGCATGGCGCCCTTATGGTGCTGCTTGCGCAGATGTTTCAGGCGATAGCGGTTCAGGGACATCATGCCGGTCTCGGAACTCGAGAAAAATCCGGACATGAGAATCAGGGCGGCCAGAACAGCAAACAGAAGGCCCAGGGGAGCGTCGTTCAATTCAGCCTCTCTCCAGCACCAGCTCGAGGACGAGTTTGGATCCGAGGAAAGCCAGCATTAAAACTGTCGACCCCGTCACCGTGAGGCGCACCGCGGTCTGGCTCCGCCATCCCAGCCAGTAGCGGCCCCAGAGAAGTACCGCAAAAAGTATCCAGGCGGCGATGCTCAGGACTGTCTTGTGCACCAGATGTTGCGCAAAAATATCCTGCATGAACACCACACCGGTACCAATGGATAGGGTAAGCGCGATAAAGCCGACCCAGATAAGTTCAAAGAGCATGCTCTCCATCAATTGCAGGGGAGGGAGTACGCTGAGCAATCCCCCCATCTGGCGGCGTTTGAGCTGCGCATCCTGTGCGGCCAGAAGCGCCGCCTGGATGGCCGCAAGGGTGAGAATGGAATAAGCCACAACGGAGCTGCCAATGTGTGCGGCCACGCCCAGGGGCACGCGATGCTCCAGGGCGCCCGTGTCCGGGCCCAGGGTGGAAATCAGCACTGCGACGGCCGAAAGGGGAAAAAGAATGATCAGGAGGTTCTGGAGGGGACGTTTGGTCAGGGCCAGGAGGCAGGCGGCGTTAATACCCAGAAAGATCAATGAAAAGATCCGGAAAAAACCAAAATCCATGCCGTCGTGATCAAAAATATTGTGCCAGGTGAGGAAGGCATGGCAGCCCAGGGCAAAGACCGCAATGACGATCAGGCTGCGACTGATGTTGCCGTTGTGCTGCAGAGCGCTCACTAACTGGAGGCCCGCAGCGGCGAGATAAAGCAAGGCGGCGATGAAGGCGAGAAAAGCTATGGACATGGGTTTGGGGGCCGGCTCCGCGGCGCGTATACTTGCGCACCCTTGTACCGACTTGTTACTGCGTAATCAATAGCGCGCCGGCTCGAATGTCCAGAGCGCGCTCCCCAAGAGGACCGTTGACTCCATGTTTCAAAATCTCTCCGAGCGATTAACCCAAAGCCTTCGCAGCGTCACGGGTAAGGCGCGCCTCAGCGAAGACAATATTCAGGGCACCTTGCGGGAAGTGCGCATGGCGCTGCTGGAGGCCGATGTTGCGCTGCCGGTGGTCACGCAGTTTGTGAACTCCGTGAAGGAGCGTGCCCTGGGACAGGAGGTGATGAGCAGCCTCAGCCCCGGTCAGGCCTTTTTGAAGATCGTCCAGGCCGAACTTGAGTCGGTCATGGGGGCGGCAAACGAGGGGCTGGATCTGTCGACGCAACCACCGGCAGTGATCTTGCTTGCCGGTTTGCAGGGTGCCGGTAAAACGACCTCCGCTGCCAAGCTGGCCAGACTCCTGAAGGAGCGGGATAAGAAGAAGGTCACGGTGGTTAGTGCCGACGTGTACCGCCCGGCGGCCATCAAGCAACTGGAAACCCTCGCGGCAGAAGTAGGCGTTGATTTCTTCCCCTCATCCGTGGACCAAAAGCCCGTGGATATCGCGCTGGCGGCGCGGGAACACGCGCGGATTCAATTCAGCGATGTTCTGATTGTGGATACCGCCGGGCGTCTGGCGGTGGATGCGGACATGATGGCGGAAATCGCGGCCCTGGAAAAAGCCGTGACGCCCGTGGAAACCCTGTTTGTGGTCGATGCCATGACGGGTCAGGACGCTGCGAACACCGCAAAAGCCTTTGGCGAGGCCCTGCCTCTCACGGGGGTGGTGTTGACCAAGGTGGACGCGGATAGCCGTGGCGGTGCCGCATTGTCCGTACGCCAGATCACCGGTAAGCCCATCAAGTTCCTGGGCGTCGGTGAAAAAACCGAAGCCCTGGATCCCTTTCACCCCGATCGCCTCGCTTCCCGCATTCTCGGTATGGGCGACGTGCTCTCCCTCATTGAGGAAGTAGAGCAGAAAGTTGACCGGGTGAAGGCCGAAAAACTGGCGCGCAAGGTCAAGAAAGGGAAGAAGTTTGATCTGGAGGATCTTCGCGATCAGCTCCAGCAAATGAACAACATGGGCGGCATGGCGAGCATGCTGGACAAAATGCCCGGCATGGCAGGTATGGCCCAGGCCGCGCAGTCGCAGATTGACAACAAGTCCTTCGCCCGCATGGAAGCCATGATCAACTCCATGACGCCTCGGGAGCGTCGGAACCCTGAGCTCATTCAGGGGACCCGGAAGCGTCGTATCACCCGGGGTTCCGGTACCCAGGTTCAGGACCTCAACCGTCTTCTCAAGCAGCATAAACAGATGGCTAAAATGATGAAGAAAATGAAGGGAGGGGGCATGGAGAAAATGATGCGTGGTATGGGCGGAATGATGCCCCCCGGTGGCGGTGGTTTCCCGCCCATGCGATAGGCCCCCTGGGGCCCCCTAAGCTCCCGCAGTTATTGAAAAAATCAGGGTCCGAAGGGCTTTCCTACGCCTTCGCTTTTCTGTATGATGCGCCACCTTTCGCAGGGGTCCGGAAAGCCTGGTGCTGGCCGGTTACCCGATTTTATTGATTATTAGGCGATAGTCTGTGGCCAGACGCCAGTATTGGCGGGGCTTACAGCTTGTCGCAGGAGTGAGTTGACAAGGCAATGGTAACAATTCGACTTTCACGTAGTGGCGCCAAGAAGCGACCTTTCTACCATTTAACCGTCACGGACAGCCGCCGTTCGCGCGATGGCCGTTTTATCGAGCGCGTGGGCTTTTTTAACCCCGTGGCCCGTGGACAGGAAGAGCGTCTGCGCGTCGATCGCGAGCGTATCGAGTACTGGCAGGGTCAGGGTGCACAGCTGTCTGCCCGTGTAGCCAAGCTGCTCAGTGTCGCTGAGACGAGCAGCGAAGCGGCGTAACGGCCTCTCGGGCATGAATACGCCCGAGAATCAGATGCTTCTGGCCGGTAAGATTACCGGCGCCTACGGCATCAAGGGATGGGTCAAGGTGCAGGTTTTCACCGACCCACCCGATAATTTTTTTGCCTTCCGCCATCATCAGGTTTTGCGGCGGGGGCAACTGGAAACAATAGAGCTTGTCGATGGCCGCAGCCAGGGCAAGGGATGGGTAGCAAGGGTCGTCGGGGTAGATAACCGCACGGACGCCGAGCTGCTCCGGGGCACCGAAATCTGGGTGCCCCAGTCGGAACTGCCGGTTTTGGCATCCGACGAGTATTACTGGCACCAGCTACAGGGTTTGCAGGTGTGGTGTGAGCACGGGGAGCAAAGATTGCTGCTCGGTGAGGTCGACCACCTCCTGGAGACGGGTGCCAACGACGTACTGGTGTTGCGCTCCAGCGAGGGCAGCATCGATGAGCGAGAGCGTCTCATCCCGTATCTTCCCGACAGCGTTGTGCTGGCGGTGGATACGGAAGCGGGAACGATGACCGTCAATTGGCACCCGGAGGATTGATGCGGGTTGCGATGGTCAGCCTGTTTCCCGAGATGCTGGGCCTGGTGAGAGACTTGGGTGTAACGGGCAGGGCGGTGCGAGACGAGCGTCTGAGCTTGACCGCAATCAACCCGCGGGATTACACCCTCGATCGGCATCGCAGCGTTGATGACCGCCCCTACGGCGGCGGTCCGGGCATGGTCATGAGGCCCGAGCCCCTGGCAGCCGCGCTGGAAGCGGGACGTGAGTTCGCAGGTGACGGGGCCACGGTGATTTATTTATCCCCCCAGGGTCAAAGGTTTGACCATGGGCGGGCAAAGGAGTTGGCGGAGCTGCCGGGAATGGTATTGCTCGCCGGGCGCTATGAAGGTGTCGATGAGCGTCTGATTCGATCGGCGGTGGATGAAGAGCTTTCCATCGGTGATTATGTGTTGAGCGGCGGAGAATTAGCTGCGCTGGTAGTGATTGATGCGGTGGCGCGTCTCCTACCGGGCGTGTTGGGACACGAGGATTCGGCAGCTGAGGATTCCTTTGCGCAGGGTTTGTTGGACTGTCCGCATTTTACGCGGCCAGAGCAGTACGAAGGGCAGGATGTTCCCGACGTATTGTTAAGCGGAGACCACGCGGCGATTCGGCGCTGGCGCCTGAAGCAGGCCCTGGGAAGAACCTGGGAAAGGCGTCCGGATCTTCTGGACGCGCTGGAACAGAAGCGACAGTTAACCGCCGAAGAGCAGAAGCTCCTCGCGGAATACCAGCAGGATGCGGTGTAGGCCGCGCTGCGGGGCAGGCACAAGCCTTTGATCCGTCGCTTGAGCGGCGGTCAAAGCAGAGAATTTTTTTTACAGGATTGTCCCGTGGGCAATCGCAGGGAGTTTGGGAGCAAGAAAATGAGCACTAACGCAATAATTTCTCAGCTTGACGCTGAGCAGATGAACAAAGAACTGCCGGATTTCGCCCCCGGCGATACCGTTGTTGTTCAGGTCAAGGTAAAAGAAGGCAGCCGCGAGCGTCTTCAGGCTTTTGAAGGAGTTGTGCTGGGCAAGCGTAACCGCGGTCTGAATTCAGCTTTCACCGTGCGCAAGATTTCTCACGGTGTGGGCGTCGAACGTACTTTCCAGACTTATTCGCGTCTTCTGGAGTCCATCGAGGTGAAGCGTCGCGGTGATGTTCGTCAGGCGAAGCTCTACTACCTCCGTGAGCGTTCCGGTCGTTCCGCGCGTATCAAAGAAAAGCTGGGTTGATGCCGGGGGTCGCCTCAGCGACCTTCCGATAACGGCAGCAAAACCAACAACAGCAGCAACAATAGCTCCAACAGCAGCAACAAAAACAGCAAGACCCGAAAGCGGTCGTCCTCCGGGACCGGCCGCTTTTTTGTGCCCGGCGCTCGCCCATACCGCTGTTCAGGGACAGGTTTGCTAAGCTCTGCGCATGTCAGACGCCACCCATTCCATCGATTCTCCCCTGCTCGAAAGCTATCTGGACGCGGTCTGGATGGAAAAGGGTTTGAGCGAAAACACGCTGGCTGCCTATCGCAGGGATCTTCAGGCCTTCGCCCGTTGGGCGTTGAGCCGCCAGCGCACCGCTACGCAGATTGAGCGCAGCGACATTGAGGCGTACCTGGCCAGTCTCCTGGAAAAAAAGAGCTCCCCAAGGTCTGCGGCCCGGGCGCTATCCTGTCTTCGGGGCTTTTATCGGTATCTGCTTCGCAGCGGGCAGCTCGATACGGATCCTACGCTGGGTCTGGACAGCCCCCGTCTGGGGCGCCCCCTTCCCAAAACCCTGTCCGAGGTAGATGTTGATGCCCTGCTTAAAGCGCCGAAGCTTGATGACCCCATCGGATTTCGCGACCGCTGCATGTTGGAGCTGCTTTATGCCTGTGGTCTGCGTGTATCGGAGCTCACGGGATTGACCCTTTCACAGCTCAGTCTCAACCAGGGGGTGCTGCGTATTGTGGGTAAAGGCGGGAAGGAGCGTCTTGTGCCCATCGGTGAGGAAGCGCTCCATTGGTTGCAGCGGTTCCTTCGGGACGTGAGGCCGGAACTGTTGGGTGAAACGTCATCGGATGTCCTGTTTCCCAGTCGTCGCGCCAGGGAGATGACACGGCAAACCTTCTGGCATCGCATCAAGCAGCACGCGATGACGGCGGGTATCCGCAAACCCATCTCGCCCCATGTCTTACGACATGCCTTTGCCACGCATCTGGTGAATCATGGGGCTGACCTGCGGGTTGTGCAGTTGCTCCTGGGGCACAGTGATCTGAGCACCACGCAGATCTATACCCACGTTGCCCGGCAGCGTCTCCAGAGTCTCCACGCAAAGCATCACCCCCGGGGATAATTGCCCTTGGCCATGTTTCCTCAGTGGCGTTGTTAGCTTGGGCGTCTGCCGGGCGACCCACCATCTTTTGCTGAGTGAACTATTGAACACTGTTACAATCAGACCTTTAAGCAAGCACTTTAATCGCCGTGGGTAGCGGCCAAGCAATGGGACTCATGTCATGTATTTACGCCGGACTTCCCTTCGCCAGACAGTCCTGAGCCTCTTCCTGGGGCTGGGTTTGAGCGCTCTGGGTTTCTCCTACGCAGCGAGCGCCGCCGAGGGCGTTGATCCCGCCATCGAAAAGAAACTCCGTCTGCGGCTGGGTGCGCCACAGATTGGTCTTGAGGTGAGAAGCGTCGAGACCAGTGAGCTCCCCGGCCTCTATCGCGTCGGTATCGTGCAGGGGCCGACGGTGTACGCCACCGAGAGCGGTGATTATTTTCTTGTGGGTGATCTCTATAACGTCGGGCTCACGGGGCTTGTGAATCTTGGAGAGCAGCAGCGCTCCAATGACCGCAAGGCGGCCGTCGCAGCTGTCGCGGAGAAAGATGTCATTGTGTTTCCTGCGGAGGGCGAAACTCGCAGTCAGATCACTGTGTTTACCGACGTCTCCTGCTTTTACTGCCAGAAGCTGCACAAGGAAGTCCCGGAGTTAAATCGTCGCGGCGTCGAAGTACGCTACCTGGCTTACCCGCGGCAGGGTATTGGTTCCCCGGGTTTTAGGCAGCTTGCCAGCGCCTGGTGTGCCGATGACCGCCAGGCGACCCTGACGGCATTTAAAAACCGTGAAGAACTCGAAGAGAACGTATGCCCCGGCAACCCCGTGGCAGATCAGTTTGCCCTGGGACAGCAAATCGGCGTACGTGGCACCCCGGCGATTGTTACGCCGTCGGGTGAAATGATTCCCGGCTATAAGAGCGCCGATGATTTGATGGCCGTGCTGGGTTTACAATAGCGTCGCAGAGCGCAGAGGCGCATCGGCGCGACGCTTTCAGTGAAGTGCTTAACAGCGCTGTTCAGTCGTTTTTAAACGGCGCTGCATGTTGAACAGCGCCGAGAGTTAAACAGCTCTGCACAGCATAGTTTCTTATCAGTCACCCAGCGACAGCGAGTACCCGTGGAACAGCAATTTCAGCGCATTGAGCGCCTTCCTCCCTATGTTTTCAGTATCGTCGGCGACCTGAAGCAGGCGGCCCGCGCTGCGGGGGAAGACATTATTGATTTTGGTATGGGCAATCCCGACCAGCCCACGCCGGCCCATATTGTCGAGAAAATGGTGGAGGCGGCCCAGCGTCCGGATACCCACCGCTACTCCCAGTCCAAGGGTATTCCCCGTCTGCGCAAGGCGATCTGTGACTGGTATCGCAAACGTTACGATGTGGAGCTCGACCCGGACACGGAGGCCATTGTCACTCTGGGCTCAAAAGAAGGGCTTGCGCACCTTGCCCTGGCGACTACGGGGCCCGGAGACGCGATCCTGGTACCCAATCCTTCCTATCCCATCCATCCCTATGGCTTTGTGATCTCCGGTGCGGATATCCGCCATGTACCCATGGGCGACGAGGAGGAGTTTTTTCAGGAACTGGAGAGCGCTATTCGCAACAGCTGGCCCAAGCCGAAGATGCTGGTGCTGAACTTTCCCTCCAATCCCACGACCCACTGTGTCGAACTGCCATTTTTTGAGAAGGTGGTGGATATTGCCCGGGAGCATCAAATCTGGGTGGTGCAGGATCTTGCCTATGCCGATTTGTGCTTCGACGGCTA from Congregibacter litoralis KT71 includes these protein-coding regions:
- the xerD gene encoding site-specific tyrosine recombinase XerD; this translates as MSDATHSIDSPLLESYLDAVWMEKGLSENTLAAYRRDLQAFARWALSRQRTATQIERSDIEAYLASLLEKKSSPRSAARALSCLRGFYRYLLRSGQLDTDPTLGLDSPRLGRPLPKTLSEVDVDALLKAPKLDDPIGFRDRCMLELLYACGLRVSELTGLTLSQLSLNQGVLRIVGKGGKERLVPIGEEALHWLQRFLRDVRPELLGETSSDVLFPSRRAREMTRQTFWHRIKQHAMTAGIRKPISPHVLRHAFATHLVNHGADLRVVQLLLGHSDLSTTQIYTHVARQRLQSLHAKHHPRG
- the alaC gene encoding alanine transaminase; amino-acid sequence: MEQQFQRIERLPPYVFSIVGDLKQAARAAGEDIIDFGMGNPDQPTPAHIVEKMVEAAQRPDTHRYSQSKGIPRLRKAICDWYRKRYDVELDPDTEAIVTLGSKEGLAHLALATTGPGDAILVPNPSYPIHPYGFVISGADIRHVPMGDEEEFFQELESAIRNSWPKPKMLVLNFPSNPTTHCVELPFFEKVVDIAREHQIWVVQDLAYADLCFDGYVAPSILQVEGAREVAVETFSMSKSYNMPGWRIGFCCGNTTLVGALARMKSYLDYGMFTPIQVAAIAALEGDQSCVSEINAMYQSRRDVLCEGLTASGWPVTPPKATMFVWAQIPEAYREMGSLEFSKKLIREAKVAVSPGIGFGEYGEGYVRFGLIENEHRTRQAIRNIKRMFREDGVSEG
- the trmD gene encoding tRNA (guanosine(37)-N1)-methyltransferase TrmD — its product is MRVAMVSLFPEMLGLVRDLGVTGRAVRDERLSLTAINPRDYTLDRHRSVDDRPYGGGPGMVMRPEPLAAALEAGREFAGDGATVIYLSPQGQRFDHGRAKELAELPGMVLLAGRYEGVDERLIRSAVDEELSIGDYVLSGGELAALVVIDAVARLLPGVLGHEDSAAEDSFAQGLLDCPHFTRPEQYEGQDVPDVLLSGDHAAIRRWRLKQALGRTWERRPDLLDALEQKRQLTAEEQKLLAEYQQDAV
- the rpsP gene encoding 30S ribosomal protein S16, which gives rise to MVTIRLSRSGAKKRPFYHLTVTDSRRSRDGRFIERVGFFNPVARGQEERLRVDRERIEYWQGQGAQLSARVAKLLSVAETSSEAA
- a CDS encoding DUF1289 domain-containing protein, with amino-acid sequence MSERDEHATGLSGAEEPASPCVSICALDENDICMGCYRSAEEITDWFMASAMKKREMLALAKARREADNPIKLL
- a CDS encoding cytochrome C assembly family protein, with the protein product MSIAFLAFIAALLYLAAAGLQLVSALQHNGNISRSLIVIAVFALGCHAFLTWHNIFDHDGMDFGFFRIFSLIFLGINAACLLALTKRPLQNLLIILFPLSAVAVLISTLGPDTGALEHRVPLGVAAHIGSSVVAYSILTLAAIQAALLAAQDAQLKRRQMGGLLSVLPPLQLMESMLFELIWVGFIALTLSIGTGVVFMQDIFAQHLVHKTVLSIAAWILFAVLLWGRYWLGWRSQTAVRLTVTGSTVLMLAFLGSKLVLELVLERG
- the rimM gene encoding ribosome maturation factor RimM (Essential for efficient processing of 16S rRNA), coding for MNTPENQMLLAGKITGAYGIKGWVKVQVFTDPPDNFFAFRHHQVLRRGQLETIELVDGRSQGKGWVARVVGVDNRTDAELLRGTEIWVPQSELPVLASDEYYWHQLQGLQVWCEHGEQRLLLGEVDHLLETGANDVLVLRSSEGSIDERERLIPYLPDSVVLAVDTEAGTMTVNWHPED
- a CDS encoding DsbC family protein, which codes for MYLRRTSLRQTVLSLFLGLGLSALGFSYAASAAEGVDPAIEKKLRLRLGAPQIGLEVRSVETSELPGLYRVGIVQGPTVYATESGDYFLVGDLYNVGLTGLVNLGEQQRSNDRKAAVAAVAEKDVIVFPAEGETRSQITVFTDVSCFYCQKLHKEVPELNRRGVEVRYLAYPRQGIGSPGFRQLASAWCADDRQATLTAFKNREELEENVCPGNPVADQFALGQQIGVRGTPAIVTPSGEMIPGYKSADDLMAVLGLQ
- the rplS gene encoding 50S ribosomal protein L19, whose amino-acid sequence is MSTNAIISQLDAEQMNKELPDFAPGDTVVVQVKVKEGSRERLQAFEGVVLGKRNRGLNSAFTVRKISHGVGVERTFQTYSRLLESIEVKRRGDVRQAKLYYLRERSGRSARIKEKLG
- the ffh gene encoding signal recognition particle protein; this translates as MFQNLSERLTQSLRSVTGKARLSEDNIQGTLREVRMALLEADVALPVVTQFVNSVKERALGQEVMSSLSPGQAFLKIVQAELESVMGAANEGLDLSTQPPAVILLAGLQGAGKTTSAAKLARLLKERDKKKVTVVSADVYRPAAIKQLETLAAEVGVDFFPSSVDQKPVDIALAAREHARIQFSDVLIVDTAGRLAVDADMMAEIAALEKAVTPVETLFVVDAMTGQDAANTAKAFGEALPLTGVVLTKVDADSRGGAALSVRQITGKPIKFLGVGEKTEALDPFHPDRLASRILGMGDVLSLIEEVEQKVDRVKAEKLARKVKKGKKFDLEDLRDQLQQMNNMGGMASMLDKMPGMAGMAQAAQSQIDNKSFARMEAMINSMTPRERRNPELIQGTRKRRITRGSGTQVQDLNRLLKQHKQMAKMMKKMKGGGMEKMMRGMGGMMPPGGGGFPPMR
- a CDS encoding HlyC/CorC family transporter: MNDAPLGLLFAVLAALILMSGFFSSSETGMMSLNRYRLKHLRKQHHKGAMRASKLLERPDRLIGLILIGNNLVNIAASAIATVIAIRLYGDAGIVIATILLTLVILIFAEVTPKTIAALYPEKIAFPASVVLLPLMRLLIPLVAIVNWVTNGLLRLLGINTNEAGEERVSREELRTIVSDPDAMIPQRHRGMLVNILDLEGVTVDDIMVPRNEFYGIDLDESDECILETIHRSSHTLLPVWREDSNNIEGVLHLRNVSRVVDRDGLSRSGLIAALDKPYFIPESTPLHTQLRNFQQKKFRLALVVDEYGDVIGLVAVADILEEIVGEFTSNLSDSSDEIYPQRDGSYVFDGGASVRDINKALKWELPTDGPKTLSGLVLEYLESFPDGNAGLRISNYCFEILELEGNVVRAVKGRPSE